One segment of Maridesulfovibrio ferrireducens DNA contains the following:
- a CDS encoding isoamylase early set domain-containing protein has protein sequence MAISKKFLKSKPVCKVRFEVPKTQIENGETIYLVGDFNDWDISSMPMKRLKSGNYAVTVDLEVGHDYKFRYLAGESIWFNDSEADGFEATPYGDGENSIVSL, from the coding sequence GTGGCAATTTCAAAGAAGTTTTTGAAAAGTAAGCCTGTCTGCAAGGTTCGATTCGAAGTTCCTAAGACTCAGATTGAAAATGGTGAGACCATTTATCTGGTGGGCGATTTTAACGACTGGGATATAAGCTCAATGCCCATGAAGAGGCTTAAGAGCGGCAATTATGCTGTGACAGTTGATTTGGAAGTAGGACACGATTATAAATTCCGCTATTTGGCCGGCGAGAGTATTTGGTTTAATGATTCAGAAGCTGATGGATTTGAAGCTACTCCTTATGGAGATGGAGAAAATTCAATAGTCAGTCTTTAA
- a CDS encoding branched-chain amino acid transaminase, which translates to MVQKAEKIWFDGELVNWDDAQVHVLTHTLHYGAGVFEGIRSYVCVDGKSAVFRLKAHVVRLFDSAKIIGIKIPFTIEEITDAIIETLKVNGLKEGYIRPLVFIGDGVMGVHPGSNPIRVAIATWPWGAYLGDDALEKGIRVKTSSFSRHHVNVMMTKAKTCGNYVNSILAKVEAVTDGYDEALMLDTQGYVSEATGENIFIVKDSIIKTTPLTSVLPGITRASLMQVARDLGYEVVEQLFTRDELYIADEAFFCGTAAEVTPIREVDNRVIGEGKCGEVAKLLQKEYFNVVKGGNEKYADWLNYYEI; encoded by the coding sequence ATGGTACAGAAAGCTGAGAAGATTTGGTTTGATGGCGAACTGGTCAACTGGGATGATGCTCAGGTCCATGTGCTGACTCATACTTTGCATTACGGTGCAGGCGTTTTTGAAGGCATTCGGTCCTATGTTTGCGTTGACGGAAAATCCGCTGTCTTCAGACTTAAAGCCCATGTGGTAAGACTTTTTGATTCCGCTAAAATTATCGGTATCAAGATTCCTTTTACTATTGAAGAAATTACTGATGCTATTATTGAGACTTTGAAAGTTAACGGTCTCAAGGAAGGATATATCCGCCCTCTGGTGTTTATCGGAGACGGAGTCATGGGAGTGCATCCCGGTTCAAATCCCATCAGAGTTGCCATTGCGACTTGGCCTTGGGGAGCTTATCTCGGTGATGACGCTCTTGAAAAGGGTATCAGGGTAAAAACTTCTTCGTTTAGCCGGCACCATGTTAATGTAATGATGACCAAGGCTAAAACCTGCGGTAATTACGTTAATTCTATTCTTGCTAAGGTCGAAGCTGTTACCGATGGGTATGATGAAGCTCTTATGCTTGATACTCAGGGCTATGTTTCTGAAGCTACCGGTGAAAATATTTTTATAGTTAAAGATAGTATCATTAAAACAACTCCCCTTACTTCTGTGCTTCCGGGTATAACCCGCGCAAGTCTGATGCAGGTCGCTCGCGATCTCGGCTATGAAGTCGTGGAACAGCTATTCACCCGCGATGAATTATATATTGCTGACGAGGCTTTCTTCTGCGGCACGGCTGCTGAAGTAACTCCTATCCGCGAAGTGGATAATAGAGTTATCGGCGAAGGCAAATGCGGTGAAGTGGCTAAGTTGCTTCAAAAAGAATATTTCAATGTCGTTAAAGGCGGAAACGAAAAGTACGCTGACTGGCTTAATTACTACGAAATTTAG
- the dnaX gene encoding DNA polymerase III subunit gamma/tau, translating to MSTSNLTAKYRPQTFAEVAGQNAVKTILSRAAAQDKIAPAYLLSGTRGVGKTTIARIFAKALNCVNAPTAEPCNVCENCRQITAGIGVDVIEIDAASHGKVDDARRLKEDIGYAPIEFRYKVFIIDEAHMLTTQAFNALLKTLEEPPGHATFIMATTETHKFPATIISRCQHYVFKMLTSSELTAHLSKILQKENIEFESGAVDLIAKRGAGSVRDSMSLLGQVLALGSEKLLESDVRSILGLAGRDVFFSLMQAIHSRDLVSVGEVVKQVLDRGLDLGFFIRELGSCWRNMFLLGQSGERAIPLLDLSSEEAKEFMHWATTFDRSFVHACWQMTVDGQRKVMTSLEPAMALELLLLNMASLSDLISVERAGALASAGSASSQMTAPAPKTVQPVGEVPPWQNAPQQPVQAAQPRQSQGTLQGGPPPHQQNGTQGRGAVQGNPVPASSRPMGRSESGSPAGHGASSEMGSEDSSLPDDVHQPDANNFHEPEFEVNSDVVSDSHIETESENPAHGEIEITASPAVNGPRDFEGFLKYVSESGANGSVTGLANCKGLINGNKLVLTCANPFHHSQVGSRECKVVINRLAAEYFGSDMEVEIVVNSKGVRKSRQQLRAEVEVHPVVVRVVDAFGASIISVDPRRDV from the coding sequence ATGAGTACATCTAATCTGACAGCAAAATATCGCCCTCAAACCTTTGCGGAGGTTGCGGGGCAGAACGCCGTCAAAACTATTCTTTCCCGTGCCGCGGCACAGGATAAAATTGCCCCTGCTTATCTTTTAAGTGGAACGCGCGGGGTCGGCAAGACTACTATTGCCCGAATTTTTGCAAAGGCGCTTAATTGCGTCAATGCACCAACAGCAGAGCCTTGCAACGTCTGTGAGAACTGCCGCCAGATTACAGCGGGCATCGGTGTTGATGTTATTGAGATAGATGCCGCTTCTCATGGTAAAGTTGATGATGCCCGCCGTCTTAAAGAAGATATCGGTTATGCTCCAATCGAGTTTCGTTATAAAGTTTTCATAATAGATGAAGCGCATATGCTTACTACTCAGGCATTCAATGCGTTGCTTAAAACTTTGGAAGAACCTCCGGGCCATGCGACCTTCATCATGGCGACAACGGAAACTCATAAGTTTCCTGCAACCATTATAAGCCGTTGTCAGCATTATGTTTTTAAAATGCTTACAAGCTCAGAACTTACTGCGCATCTTTCGAAAATTTTGCAGAAAGAAAACATCGAATTTGAAAGCGGTGCGGTTGATCTTATCGCTAAAAGAGGGGCAGGCAGTGTTCGTGACTCCATGTCTCTGCTCGGACAGGTTCTTGCTCTCGGCAGTGAGAAACTGCTTGAGTCTGATGTTCGATCAATACTCGGACTTGCTGGACGGGATGTCTTTTTCTCGCTGATGCAGGCTATCCATTCCCGTGATCTTGTTTCAGTCGGTGAAGTTGTTAAGCAGGTGCTTGACCGCGGGCTGGACTTAGGATTTTTTATTCGCGAACTGGGTTCTTGCTGGCGCAATATGTTTCTGCTCGGACAGTCCGGCGAAAGGGCTATTCCTCTTCTCGATCTTTCTTCTGAGGAAGCTAAAGAATTTATGCACTGGGCTACAACTTTTGACCGTTCTTTTGTTCATGCCTGCTGGCAGATGACTGTGGACGGTCAGCGTAAAGTTATGACCAGTCTTGAGCCTGCAATGGCGCTTGAACTTTTATTGCTTAACATGGCGAGCCTGTCTGATCTTATTTCGGTTGAAAGAGCGGGAGCTTTGGCTTCTGCCGGTTCCGCATCCAGTCAGATGACAGCTCCGGCCCCCAAAACAGTTCAGCCAGTAGGTGAAGTTCCTCCTTGGCAGAACGCACCGCAGCAACCTGTACAAGCTGCTCAGCCTAGACAGTCTCAGGGAACATTGCAGGGTGGTCCTCCACCTCATCAGCAAAATGGTACGCAGGGTAGAGGCGCGGTACAGGGTAATCCTGTTCCTGCGTCCAGCAGACCTATGGGGCGCAGTGAATCCGGCAGCCCTGCAGGGCATGGAGCTTCAAGTGAAATGGGATCAGAAGATTCCTCTCTTCCTGACGATGTTCATCAACCTGATGCTAATAATTTTCATGAACCGGAATTCGAAGTTAATTCAGACGTAGTATCTGATTCTCATATTGAGACAGAGTCTGAAAATCCGGCTCACGGTGAGATTGAAATTACTGCCTCTCCTGCTGTGAACGGGCCGCGTGACTTTGAAGGATTTCTAAAGTACGTGAGCGAAAGCGGTGCAAATGGTTCCGTTACAGGTCTTGCCAATTGTAAAGGTCTGATAAATGGCAATAAGCTCGTGCTTACCTGTGCGAATCCATTTCATCATAGTCAGGTCGGATCACGTGAGTGCAAGGTGGTCATTAACAGGCTGGCAGCGGAATATTTCGGTTCGGATATGGAAGTTGAAATTGTAGTAAACAGCAAGGGTGTGCGTAAAAGCAGACAACAACTTCGTGCTGAAGTTGAAGTTCATCCTGTTGTTGTACGTGTGGTAGATGCATTTGGCGCATCAATTATTTCTGTGGACCCTCGTAGAGATGTTTAG
- a CDS encoding YbaB/EbfC family nucleoid-associated protein: protein MKGMNDLVRQAQVMQRKMTQLQEELKESEVESSAGGGMVTVKVNGSSEVLSITIDPTVVESGDVEMIQDLVLSAVNDANKKAKAMMDSEMAKITGGMNIPGMM, encoded by the coding sequence ATGAAAGGTATGAATGATTTAGTACGTCAGGCTCAGGTTATGCAGCGCAAAATGACTCAGCTTCAGGAAGAACTTAAAGAAAGTGAAGTTGAAAGTTCTGCCGGTGGCGGAATGGTGACAGTTAAAGTCAACGGTTCTTCTGAAGTATTGTCCATTACTATTGATCCTACTGTTGTAGAATCCGGTGATGTTGAAATGATTCAGGATCTCGTTTTGTCTGCAGTAAATGATGCTAACAAAAAAGCAAAAGCAATGATGGATTCTGAAATGGCTAAGATTACCGGCGGAATGAATATCCCCGGCATGATGTAA
- the recR gene encoding recombination mediator RecR translates to MDNLPAPLRVVAQELAKLPGLGPKSALRIALTMLKMPREKVAGIGQSIIDLREKLCVCEHCASITESSPCRICSDPGRESDKLCLVSEWDSLLVIEEMGLYRGYYLVLGGLLSPLDGITPQNLEFNKLEARLAKGEVKELILALGATVEAEGTASYIKNMVQNRFPHITLSRLAQGIPIGSEVKHTDKETLRQSLEYRQKL, encoded by the coding sequence GTGGATAATTTGCCGGCCCCCTTGCGGGTTGTGGCTCAGGAGTTGGCTAAACTTCCGGGGCTTGGTCCTAAATCTGCTTTGCGAATTGCTTTGACTATGCTCAAAATGCCGCGGGAAAAAGTTGCAGGAATAGGGCAGAGCATAATTGATTTGCGCGAGAAACTCTGCGTTTGCGAGCATTGTGCAAGTATTACCGAGTCCAGTCCCTGTCGTATTTGTTCTGATCCAGGCAGAGAGAGCGATAAGCTTTGTCTTGTTTCCGAATGGGATTCTTTGCTGGTTATAGAAGAAATGGGGCTTTACAGAGGATATTATTTAGTTCTCGGCGGTCTTCTTTCGCCTCTTGATGGAATTACTCCGCAGAATCTCGAATTTAATAAGCTTGAAGCGCGTCTTGCAAAGGGTGAAGTTAAAGAGTTGATTCTCGCTCTGGGAGCCACTGTGGAAGCTGAAGGAACTGCGTCATATATAAAAAATATGGTTCAGAATCGTTTCCCTCATATAACACTGAGTCGCCTTGCTCAGGGTATTCCCATCGGGTCTGAAGTTAAACACACGGACAAAGAAACTCTTCGGCAGTCTCTTGAATACCGCCAGAAATTATAG
- the recD2 gene encoding SF1B family DNA helicase RecD2, whose translation MSDILIGEVRTVVYHNEENGYIVARISSKDEPSQITVVGCLGQLTPGESAEFQGRWKQHAKFGRQFEADFHERIRPATEAGVIRFLKSSSIKGIGEAIATDMVAKFGVEVLDVLDEDPDKLLKIKGISKKKLEGIVESWQSQREIKNLIIFLHTHEVPPTYATRIFNLYGAQSVKRISDNPYELAYDIRGIGFKTADTMALKLGFAPDSPQRIEAAIVYSLFSVSERGGHMFSPREKLVEDVSKMLGGVDLSLISDGISALEERKRIRVESLPEQNIDQAIFLMHFYRFESEICKRLHGLVSHPSPVSKEKVEKTLPEVEKELGFNLSDEQRQAVFDACVNKFFIITGGPGTGKTTITRAVVLTLSELGLKVKLAAPTGRAAKRLSEATGRSASTIHRMLQYTPDNGGFYYNEDQKLKADVLVVDEASMLDSQLCLSVLRAVPLTCRVIFVGDVNQLPSVGPGNVLSDLLQSGEVPSAVLNHIFRQAQESYIVVNAHRINDGLFPLGHPADAPEADFFWIPQDSPLKVQEMIAQTVCERIPERYDLDPMTDIQVLTPMHKGDVGTQKLNALLQERLNPSKGKAIKRGFVEYRVGDRILQLRNNYEKEVFNGDLGRVMYIDAEANELTAEFDGNIVHYELSELDELSLAYAVSVHKSQGSEYPAIVMPIVSQHYLLLQRNLLYTALTRARTLAVLVGSKRAFHIGLNNITAGKRFTNLRYRIKQIFDENLL comes from the coding sequence ATGTCGGACATTTTGATTGGTGAAGTTCGAACAGTTGTCTATCATAATGAAGAGAACGGTTATATTGTTGCGCGCATTTCTTCAAAAGATGAGCCTTCACAGATTACTGTTGTCGGCTGTTTAGGACAACTTACTCCCGGTGAATCCGCAGAATTTCAGGGACGCTGGAAGCAGCATGCTAAATTTGGCCGCCAGTTTGAAGCTGATTTTCATGAACGCATTCGTCCGGCTACTGAAGCTGGAGTTATCAGGTTTCTCAAGTCTTCATCTATTAAAGGGATCGGGGAAGCCATTGCAACAGATATGGTTGCCAAGTTCGGTGTAGAAGTGCTGGATGTTTTAGACGAAGATCCTGATAAGCTTTTGAAGATTAAGGGTATATCCAAGAAGAAGCTGGAAGGTATTGTTGAATCGTGGCAGTCCCAGCGTGAAATTAAAAATCTGATTATTTTTCTGCATACTCATGAAGTTCCGCCTACCTATGCCACGCGTATATTTAATCTTTATGGCGCACAGTCTGTCAAAAGAATCAGTGATAATCCTTATGAGCTGGCTTACGACATTCGCGGCATCGGTTTTAAAACAGCAGATACCATGGCCCTTAAGCTGGGGTTTGCCCCGGATTCTCCTCAAAGAATAGAAGCCGCTATTGTTTATTCACTTTTTTCTGTGAGCGAGCGGGGCGGGCATATGTTCAGTCCTCGTGAGAAGCTGGTTGAAGATGTTTCCAAAATGCTCGGCGGGGTGGATCTTTCTTTGATTTCTGACGGAATCAGTGCGCTTGAAGAGAGAAAAAGAATCAGGGTGGAAAGCCTTCCTGAGCAGAATATCGATCAGGCAATTTTCTTGATGCACTTTTACAGATTTGAAAGTGAAATTTGTAAAAGGTTGCACGGACTGGTCAGTCATCCGTCCCCTGTAAGTAAAGAAAAGGTCGAAAAAACTCTGCCGGAAGTTGAAAAAGAACTTGGGTTCAACCTTTCAGACGAACAAAGACAGGCAGTCTTTGACGCGTGCGTAAATAAATTTTTCATTATCACAGGCGGACCGGGAACAGGTAAAACTACAATTACCCGCGCTGTTGTTCTGACTCTCAGTGAACTCGGACTTAAAGTTAAGCTTGCAGCTCCGACCGGAAGAGCCGCAAAAAGACTTTCTGAAGCGACAGGAAGATCCGCATCCACTATTCATAGAATGCTGCAATATACCCCGGATAATGGCGGTTTTTATTACAATGAAGATCAAAAGCTCAAGGCTGATGTTCTGGTTGTCGATGAAGCTTCAATGCTGGATTCGCAGTTATGTCTTTCCGTTTTGAGGGCCGTTCCGTTAACTTGCAGAGTAATTTTTGTTGGTGACGTGAATCAGCTTCCGTCAGTCGGTCCTGGTAATGTTCTTTCTGATTTGTTGCAAAGCGGAGAAGTGCCGAGCGCGGTTCTGAACCATATTTTCAGACAGGCACAAGAGAGTTACATCGTCGTAAATGCTCATAGAATTAATGATGGGTTGTTTCCTCTTGGACATCCGGCAGATGCTCCTGAGGCAGATTTTTTCTGGATTCCGCAGGACTCTCCACTCAAAGTGCAGGAAATGATAGCGCAAACTGTTTGTGAGAGAATCCCTGAAAGATACGATCTCGATCCGATGACTGACATTCAGGTGCTTACGCCTATGCACAAAGGTGATGTCGGGACTCAAAAACTTAATGCGCTGTTGCAGGAAAGACTCAATCCTTCAAAGGGTAAAGCTATCAAAAGAGGATTTGTAGAATACAGGGTTGGCGACAGAATTTTACAGTTACGCAATAATTATGAAAAAGAAGTCTTCAACGGTGATCTCGGGCGAGTCATGTATATTGATGCCGAGGCAAACGAACTTACAGCTGAATTTGACGGAAACATCGTTCATTATGAACTGTCAGAACTAGATGAATTGTCTCTGGCATACGCTGTGAGCGTGCATAAATCTCAGGGTAGTGAATATCCAGCTATTGTTATGCCGATAGTCTCGCAGCATTATCTTTTGCTACAGCGGAATTTACTCTATACCGCCTTAACCAGAGCTCGTACTCTGGCTGTTTTAGTAGGCAGTAAAAGAGCTTTCCACATCGGTCTAAACAACATCACAGCCGGCAAAAGGTTTACTAATCTGCGTTACCGGATCAAACAAATCTTTGACGAGAATTTATTATAG
- a CDS encoding GGDEF domain-containing protein, producing MLRLIKKRTNAFNFPSDQNNNFFEGPGIGSLIQNVGRLNILYFAIQDFPTLTEMYGNEWSENLEAQIRTGIESEGYEHLQHNEFHIFSFNGGEFFLLDPTECKAGLSLEELAYQFKVNIENLVKSDQISRTGNTITINSGHSSFHASQTNNKLWSGFLSAIGKARLEAQNNADISNMELSKEFCDIIAQSKVNSHYQPIVNLAEKKIHGWEALARGPQNSPFRSPLTLFDMAEKLGKLFQLERICREAAISSFGEINPHQKLFLNIHPRTIVDPNFSSGETKILLDRWGLRPENIVFEITERHSVKDFITFRKTLDHYRNQGYMVAIDDAGTGYSGLSSIAEIKPDYIKLDKSFVDNIETSRVNRAIVETFTDFAEKIGGKLIVEGIETQSQAVAMMDMGVHLGQGYFFAKPAKIKPKLSLEALNVKKTPDLKNDHNICGIPVKNLATPVDSVEINTPVPVIQDFFEQEQSLSSVTVVKNGAPCGLIMEYNLNKHLSGKFGVALYTNKPITSVMDDSPLLVDLETTVENVSTQAMARERNKAYDDIIITKNGKLFGVVSVRKLLDTLAHAQVEMAKGTNPLTGLPGNLGIEQEIERRMKASQQYSIIYADLDNFKVYNDTYGFKSGDKIILLISRIITWATARHGSDTDFIGHIGGDDFVQVISPDKAERICLAITRCFKRLVKTSYNAKDNTNGWMEGKGRDGTVSRFPLVSVSLAILDCTPEQSLFEIGEQAASLKKWAKSIEGNCWVRERRQL from the coding sequence ATGCTACGACTTATCAAAAAAAGAACTAACGCATTCAACTTCCCATCCGACCAAAATAATAATTTTTTTGAAGGGCCGGGGATTGGAAGTTTGATTCAGAATGTCGGCAGACTTAATATTTTATATTTCGCAATTCAAGACTTTCCAACTTTAACGGAAATGTATGGCAACGAATGGTCCGAAAATCTTGAAGCTCAAATCCGTACAGGAATTGAAAGTGAAGGGTATGAACATTTACAACATAATGAATTTCACATTTTTTCATTCAATGGAGGAGAATTTTTCTTACTTGATCCCACGGAATGTAAAGCGGGCTTATCTCTTGAAGAATTAGCCTATCAATTCAAGGTCAACATAGAAAACTTAGTAAAAAGCGACCAGATCAGCCGGACAGGTAATACAATTACCATAAACAGCGGCCATTCATCTTTTCATGCGTCCCAGACCAATAATAAATTATGGTCAGGATTTCTCTCAGCAATTGGTAAAGCAAGGCTTGAAGCGCAAAACAATGCTGACATTTCCAACATGGAACTGAGTAAAGAATTTTGTGATATCATTGCTCAAAGCAAAGTAAACAGCCACTACCAGCCAATCGTAAATCTGGCTGAAAAAAAAATACACGGCTGGGAAGCTCTTGCAAGAGGACCGCAAAACTCACCCTTCCGATCTCCTCTGACCTTGTTTGATATGGCCGAAAAGCTCGGTAAACTTTTCCAGTTGGAAAGAATTTGCCGCGAGGCCGCAATCAGCTCCTTCGGTGAAATTAATCCCCATCAAAAATTATTTCTCAACATTCATCCCCGCACAATTGTTGATCCTAATTTTTCATCAGGTGAAACAAAAATTCTACTTGATAGATGGGGTCTTAGACCGGAAAATATTGTCTTTGAAATAACAGAACGCCACAGCGTAAAAGATTTCATAACATTCCGTAAGACTCTGGATCACTACAGAAATCAAGGATACATGGTCGCGATTGATGACGCGGGGACGGGCTATTCCGGTCTTTCGTCAATTGCTGAAATTAAGCCGGACTATATCAAACTGGATAAATCCTTTGTCGACAACATTGAAACGAGCCGGGTCAATCGGGCAATAGTAGAAACTTTCACAGATTTCGCTGAAAAAATAGGTGGTAAACTTATCGTAGAAGGAATCGAAACCCAATCTCAAGCTGTAGCAATGATGGACATGGGTGTTCACCTCGGACAGGGCTACTTTTTCGCAAAACCTGCCAAAATCAAACCTAAGTTAAGTTTAGAAGCTCTTAATGTTAAAAAAACACCTGATCTAAAAAATGATCATAATATCTGCGGAATACCCGTAAAAAATCTGGCAACTCCAGTTGATTCAGTGGAAATAAATACCCCTGTTCCTGTCATCCAAGATTTTTTTGAACAAGAACAATCACTCAGTAGCGTTACAGTTGTCAAAAACGGAGCGCCATGCGGACTGATTATGGAATACAATCTAAACAAACATCTGTCTGGTAAATTCGGAGTAGCACTCTACACCAACAAACCGATCACTTCAGTTATGGATGATTCTCCGCTTTTAGTAGATCTGGAAACCACCGTGGAAAACGTTTCCACGCAGGCCATGGCAAGAGAAAGAAACAAAGCCTATGATGATATTATAATAACAAAAAACGGTAAATTATTCGGCGTTGTATCTGTCCGGAAGCTGTTAGATACTCTTGCACATGCTCAGGTTGAAATGGCGAAAGGGACAAACCCGCTGACAGGTTTACCGGGTAATCTGGGGATTGAACAAGAGATCGAGCGCCGCATGAAAGCATCTCAACAATACAGCATTATTTATGCGGACCTCGACAACTTCAAAGTCTACAACGATACATACGGCTTTAAAAGCGGTGACAAAATAATACTGCTCATCAGTCGAATTATAACATGGGCAACAGCGCGGCACGGATCTGACACTGATTTTATCGGCCATATCGGCGGTGATGACTTTGTTCAGGTTATCTCACCGGATAAAGCGGAAAGAATCTGTCTGGCGATAACCCGATGCTTCAAAAGATTAGTCAAAACCAGTTACAACGCAAAAGATAATACAAACGGCTGGATGGAAGGAAAAGGACGAGACGGAACCGTTTCAAGATTCCCTCTGGTTTCAGTTTCACTAGCAATACTTGATTGCACCCCAGAACAGTCTCTTTTCGAAATAGGTGAACAAGCCGCATCTCTCAAGAAATGGGCTAAGTCCATTGAAGGAAACTGCTGGGTGCGCGAAAGACGCCAGCTATAA